The genomic segment AGATCCATATCGCTACCTGAAGAATTTAAAAGAAGGAAACGGGCGGAAGATTATTTCCTGTTTTGCTATGCATATTCCAGAAGAACTGATTCATGCGGCAGGAATGTTACCGGTCATTGCATGGCGGAGCAATGAATCTGTAACGAGTGGGCATTCTCATGTGGCACCTTATAACTGCGGTCTTACAAGAAGTTATATCGATGATATTGTTAAGGGAAAACTTGATTTTATTGATGGTATCGTTGTCAACAGAATGTGTTTGCAGGCCCAGGGGCTGCCGTTTATTCTGGAGCAGAATATCAAACTTCCTTTTTTAGTTTACCTGTCCTTGCCTGCCCTATACGGCGGTAAAGCGGTGCACGATTTTTTGTTGGAAGAAATGAATCGGCTGAAGGCGAGCCTGGAAGAGTATGGAGGGCGGAAAATTACAACCGAAGATCTTAACGCCACCATTGAAACTTACAATAAAAACAGGAAACTGCTGTCTGAAATATATGATATAAGAAGAGAGAATCCAGGTATAATAAAAGCAAGAGAGTTGCTATCCGTTGTCCATTCCAGCATGCTTATGCCGAAGGAGGACAATAACGATCTTCTTCAAAAGGTAATTGATGAACTAAAAGCAAGAAAAGTTGATGAAAAGACCGTAAAAGGGTTAAAAATAATCATCTATGGTTCGTTATGCCAGACACCTCACCGAGAGCTTCTTGATATGATAGAGGAACTGGGTATGATAATTGTCGATGATGACATTTTTATAGGGTCAAAATATTTTGCGAATCAGGTATCTGTTGGCAGCAACCCGGTTCAAGCTCTTGCAGACCGCTATCTGCTAAAGAACCCGGCATGCCCCACCAAAGGGGATTTGAAAACAGACTGGACCGATTATCTCATTGAAATGGCGGAAAAGAATGAAGCCAAAGCGATTCTCAGCCTGATGATCAAATACTGTCCTCCGCATATGTGCTATTATCCAGATATAAAAAGCAAGCTCGAAAAAAGTGGAATCTCGGAAATATTGATTGAGGTCGAACATGAGGTGATATCTATTGAGCAGGTCAGAACAAGATTACAATCGTTTGTCGAAAATATAGGAGGTGTATAATATGTCGGAATATAAATTAAACAGGCTTGAAACAACGAAACTGATAGGTCCTATTGTTGATAATCACTGGGCCAATCTCCGGAAAGCAAAGGAAAATGGCGAGCAGGTGGCATGGTGTTCGGGTCCTATGTTTGCGTTTCCCTATGCAATGGGAATGAAATGTCACTTCATGGCAGGATATGCGGCGTACGCCGGAGGAAGAGGAGCGGCACAGCATCTACTGGAAGTTGCCGAAGGAGAAGGTGATCTGGTAGATGCCTGTTCCTACCATAAACTCCACATGGGAATGGCTGCTGCGGTGAAAAAAGGAATTCCGGTAAGAGAAGATGTAATTCTGCCGCTGCCGGATTTGTTGATAACCGGCAGGCTTTGTCCTGAAATGTCTCATTATGGAGAAGGGTTGTACCGAAGAATGGGTATTAATGTTGTGGGGATCGATACACCTCCCCCGGCAAGCCCATCGGAAGTTCATGACCTAGAAAGGTTCGCCGAAGGACAGATTCGGGAAAACCTTATTCCGGAGCTGGAAAGAATTTGCGGAAAACCGTTTGATTACGACCGGTTAAGTGAAATCCTGGCTACACTCAAGGAAACAGCGATTATCCGAAATGAGTGCTGGGAGTATTTCAAGCTTAAACCATCTCCGTGGACTCTTTGGGATTATGGTGTAAGTATTGCTCCTGTTTTTTATATGATGGGCAGTCCCGAAGCTGTACCGTATTATAAAAAGCTTAAGGCGGAACTGGCGGAGCGTGCTGAAAAAAAGATCGGAGCTGTTGAACCGGAAAAGCACAGGGTTTACTGGGACGGATGGCTGCCCTGGGGTTTTCTGGGCAAATTCAGCCGTAAAATGACCAGCCTGGGAATAGTGCCCCTGGTTGGCAGATACCCTTGGGAATTTTTTCCCCATCCTGAGACAATTGATACCGAGGAAGATCCGGTGAAATGTTTTACAAAACAGGTATATTCCAACGGAGGACTGGCTAAACAGAACATGCCGAACATGAGTCTGCCGACAATACAAAGATGGATCGAGGATTATAAAATTGACGGTGTGATAATGTTCAGTTCCAAAACATGCAGAATGTGGAATCTGGGGCATCCGGACTTTATAAACGCAATTGAAAAGAAAAACGGTATTCCCGGTGTTGTAATAGATGGCGACATGGTAGATGCCAGGATGAACTCTGATGCTCAGATTGAAACCAGGCTTGAAGCCCTTGCCGAAATGATGGAGGCAAGAAGGAAATAATGATCGGAGGGTTAAAAATGTCGTATTTTGCAGGAATTGATATAGGCTCCCTGTGCACCAAGGCCGTTATTATCAATTCAGACGGTAAGATTGTATCCTACTCAATCATCAGAAGCGGTGCCGCTTATAAGGGTGCGGGAGAGGAAGTTTTAAACGATGCATTGTTACGTGCAGGGCTGAAGCATGATGATGTTTTGTATACCATTTCAACAGGTTACGGAAGAGCAAGGGTGCCGATTGCAGACGGGCAGGTTACTGAAATTACATGTCACGCCCGAGGCGCAAACCATGTTTTTCCCGAAGCAGGCGCTGTTATCGATATCGGCGGTCAGGACAGCAAAGTGATCGAGATCGGTGATGATGGGCGGGTATTGAAGTTTGTTATGAACGATAAGTGCGCTGCCGGAACCGGAAGGTTTCTGGAAGTAATGGCAGGTACGCTTGAGGCTGATCTTGATGAAATGAGTGAATTCGCCCTTAAGTCAAAAAGAGATGTGGAAATAAGCAGCATGTGTACGGTTTTCGCGGAATCAGAGGTTATCTCTCTCTTTGCCGAAGGCGCTGAAAAAGTCGATATTGCTTCGGGAATATACAGATCTATCGCCCGAAGAGTTACAGGACTTGCGAGCCAGATTGTCAAAGGGAAGAAAGTGACCATGACCGGTGGCGTTGCAAAAAGCAAAGGTATGGTGAAAGCGCTTGAGAAAAATCTTGGCACTTTGCTTCTGGTTGCGGATGAACCACAAATAATCGGTGCCTTAGGAGCTGCTTTGATAGCAAAAACTAAATTTGATTTACAATAATGTCTTAATAATGACGGTCTCGTATAAGGTCAAAACGAGATACTACCGAGACAGAAGATACCTATAAATTATTGAAATCATAGGATCTACGCCTTCTCTGAACTGACAGGGACGGGAGCTGTATTCATCGTATTAAGGAGG from the Thermodesulfobacteriota bacterium genome contains:
- a CDS encoding 2-hydroxyacyl-CoA dehydratase family protein; translation: MKQTAINKCMEISEDPYRYLKNLKEGNGRKIISCFAMHIPEELIHAAGMLPVIAWRSNESVTSGHSHVAPYNCGLTRSYIDDIVKGKLDFIDGIVVNRMCLQAQGLPFILEQNIKLPFLVYLSLPALYGGKAVHDFLLEEMNRLKASLEEYGGRKITTEDLNATIETYNKNRKLLSEIYDIRRENPGIIKARELLSVVHSSMLMPKEDNNDLLQKVIDELKARKVDEKTVKGLKIIIYGSLCQTPHRELLDMIEELGMIIVDDDIFIGSKYFANQVSVGSNPVQALADRYLLKNPACPTKGDLKTDWTDYLIEMAEKNEAKAILSLMIKYCPPHMCYYPDIKSKLEKSGISEILIEVEHEVISIEQVRTRLQSFVENIGGV
- a CDS encoding 2-hydroxyacyl-CoA dehydratase family protein; protein product: MSEYKLNRLETTKLIGPIVDNHWANLRKAKENGEQVAWCSGPMFAFPYAMGMKCHFMAGYAAYAGGRGAAQHLLEVAEGEGDLVDACSYHKLHMGMAAAVKKGIPVREDVILPLPDLLITGRLCPEMSHYGEGLYRRMGINVVGIDTPPPASPSEVHDLERFAEGQIRENLIPELERICGKPFDYDRLSEILATLKETAIIRNECWEYFKLKPSPWTLWDYGVSIAPVFYMMGSPEAVPYYKKLKAELAERAEKKIGAVEPEKHRVYWDGWLPWGFLGKFSRKMTSLGIVPLVGRYPWEFFPHPETIDTEEDPVKCFTKQVYSNGGLAKQNMPNMSLPTIQRWIEDYKIDGVIMFSSKTCRMWNLGHPDFINAIEKKNGIPGVVIDGDMVDARMNSDAQIETRLEALAEMMEARRK
- a CDS encoding acyl-CoA dehydratase activase encodes the protein MSYFAGIDIGSLCTKAVIINSDGKIVSYSIIRSGAAYKGAGEEVLNDALLRAGLKHDDVLYTISTGYGRARVPIADGQVTEITCHARGANHVFPEAGAVIDIGGQDSKVIEIGDDGRVLKFVMNDKCAAGTGRFLEVMAGTLEADLDEMSEFALKSKRDVEISSMCTVFAESEVISLFAEGAEKVDIASGIYRSIARRVTGLASQIVKGKKVTMTGGVAKSKGMVKALEKNLGTLLLVADEPQIIGALGAALIAKTKFDLQ